In a single window of the Pontibacter russatus genome:
- a CDS encoding SixA phosphatase family protein yields MRYIKIPLLLKLWIVLLLFCTASCQSNPDAAISGAESKPTIVYLVRHAEKDTSDAKNEDPDLTPAGEARAEALRALLEGQEVDALYTTKFIRNKKTLKPLADDRQLEMQLYEAHDFEGLNKQLLGQHRGETVVVVGHSNTILPIIEAFGAEKPVNEIADSAYSYLFKLTVAPDGTATIETSRFGAVNN; encoded by the coding sequence ATGCGCTATATAAAAATACCGTTGCTGTTGAAGCTGTGGATCGTGCTCCTGCTATTCTGCACGGCATCCTGCCAGAGCAACCCCGATGCTGCAATTAGTGGGGCTGAAAGCAAGCCTACAATAGTCTACCTGGTGCGCCACGCCGAGAAAGACACCTCCGACGCCAAAAACGAGGACCCTGACCTGACGCCAGCCGGGGAGGCGCGGGCGGAGGCATTGCGTGCGCTGCTGGAAGGGCAGGAGGTTGACGCGCTGTATACCACGAAGTTCATCCGCAACAAAAAAACGCTGAAACCACTGGCCGACGACCGGCAACTGGAAATGCAGCTATATGAGGCACATGATTTTGAGGGTCTGAATAAGCAGTTGTTGGGGCAGCACCGGGGAGAGACGGTGGTGGTAGTGGGCCACTCCAACACCATCCTGCCAATTATAGAGGCCTTTGGGGCGGAAAAGCCTGTGAATGAGATAGCGGACAGTGCCTATAGCTACCTGTTTAAACTGACGGTGGCGCCCGATGGCACCGCCA